The Punica granatum isolate Tunisia-2019 chromosome 4, ASM765513v2, whole genome shotgun sequence sequence aaaggaaaggggCAATGGCGATCAAACAGATTAGGGCTTGCCTCATGAGTTTATTGTACTGCTATTACCTCCTGTATTGAACAGGCACAATATCGGCCATCCTCTCTGCAATCTCAGCGAATGCTGTCTCCGACATCTCAAAATGTTCTTGTGGGAAGTTGCACCAGCCACCGTAATCAGCTGATAGCCCATAATTTGGAGGGCAGAAATCAGTGGCTGTTAGAATCACAGTTGGGCTCCCAGGAAGGCACCAGCGTATGTGATCTACGCACCGGAGCTCGAAGCAAGCTCCACAGGTACTCCCTCTGTTGAAAAGCATTGTGCTTAAGCCCGCACTGTACTTCCCATAACTGGCCCTGTGTAGGTCACCATAGCCACAAGCTCCTTCTGCATCAGATGGGTACACTTGAGATTCAGAACTTTTTAGTCTATGCCTACTTTCTCTGTGTCATCTTTTCATCCTTTCGCTAAATGGAAAAAGCATGAACATAATTTTGTGTTTCGGTTTACGAAAGAAGAATTACCGGTTATGATAGACCCATTTGTTTCCTTGGTGAAAGTTGCTGTAGCAGACTTCCATTCACCTTCTGCATCATTAAAAGGCCGAGCTTCAGGATTCTCTTGTGCTGGCATTTTGCAGGTTAACATAATACTGTCTCAAGTTTCCTGTTTTCATTATGCAGGAAAATGGGGACCCCAGCCCGGACCAAACCTTACGGGTCGCATCACTTCCAAACCTCGGTAAGTTTCAAACTTGAGAAAACTTATCCCAACTCATAATTACAGAAAACTGGAAAACTTACATGAACATTAAGAAGAACTTACCGGTGAGGGCAGACGCATTTCTATCCCTGGAGTATGTTGCAGCAGCAGGCGTCCACTGAGCTTCTACTGCAGCAAGAGTCCCGCCTGCTGCTACCATTAAAATGCAGAGGAGAGTGAGTCGGAGGAAATCCATCTGGGGATTTCAGAGGAGCCTGAGGAGTTGTTCCTGGTACTGCCCTTTAAGTTTCTGGacctttttcctttctgttaTGGGGATTGTTGAAGGGCCGCTGCTGATGGAGGAtggcaaagaaagaaaaagtctTTGCTTTTTCTTTACTAGATTGATGGATTTGTGTTAACAGTGGAAGAGGGAGCTTTGAGGAAAGGCAAAAATGGAGTCTTTGGGTTCACATTTATTGAGGGGGGGGACATAACATATAATGAAGCAGAGGCGCAGCAGACAGTGGGGCTTGCTTTGCTACAGGGAAAGCGGAAAATTGGGGGAAAATGGGTTGAGATTGATTTCTGTTTGGGCTCTTCTTTTGAGAAGGAAAACGCCATAGCAGAAAAGAGAAGAGCAGGGGGCACTCCACTGGTCAATAAAGTTGGGACAGATATTACAAGAGAAAATAGATCGTTCCGGCGGGGAAAAGGGAGGTTGCTGCTTTCGTTAATTGCATAAACGAAGATTGGGAATGGAAAGCCCGGTTCGACTCGGTATGTTGTTTATTTGATTCAACAACGAAATTCCCATCAGAAAACCGATCTGGCTCCAAGACAGAAAAGTTTTCTTAGAGATGAACGAATGCTTAAGTTTTTCGGATGGAATGGAAATGCATTCGGTTGATAAACGAGAATTTTTGGTAAGCTATGTTCAGCAGAATGGGACCAGAGTCTCCGAGCCATTTGGTCTTATTGGGAACAACAGCAGCTTGAAATTGAGGAAACTCGTCGATAGTCCTGTCTCACCATGCGATATGAGAAAACATCAACAAAGATGGCAGTGAATGGATGAATGGATTTACTAGAATTGGGtgcttttgatttttctaaatCTAACCCATGCATAATCCGAGAATATTCCTTCGGGTGTTATTTATATCTTTGGCCCAAAATAATCCCAAGAAATATGCCCAAAAATAGGATGCCCCCTTTATCTATTAAATCTGCTGCCGAGTTGAACGAAGATTAAAATCAACAGAGAAAGAAGGAGAATTTAAAACCTCACTTCCCTCCCCAAAAATGGATTCGTCCAAAAGCAGTCTGTTGCTATTGGTGGCTCTGTTCTTGTTGTGGGGGAGGTGCGAATCAAGTATTTTCCAGAAACACAAAACCCATGTCCTGATCAGAAACGACCTGCAGGAACAAATCGACATGACGATCCACTGCAGATCCAAGGAAAACGACCTCGGGGTGCACATGATCCCTCCCGGAGGGTCTTACGGATTTAGTTTCAGGCCCAACCTCTTCTGCAGAACGTTGTTCTGGTGCACGTTCGAGTGGTCGGGCGCATCCCGAGGTTATAGCGTGTACGACTGTTATAGGGATTATGATCGGTGCTTTGACTGCACTTGGAGCATTCAATCGAGCCGCCCTTGTCTGTATAATGCCAGGACTAATCAGTATGACCTCTGTGATAAGTGGTAGAATGTCGAAGGCTCACCATTCTTTCTCATGGATCTTTTCCATACAAATGAATCGTTTCCATGCAAATGCTTAAAACTTGTTGGGCCTCAACTGGTTTGACATGCATACAATATCTTGTTTGGTTTTGTTGTTTCTTAAGAATAAGGTAATATACTAAAAAAGGCGTAAACTCCACAAAGGAGTATCCTGGTCGCGTTGAATCCGAGCTCCCTTGATCGGGTTTGAATCGATTTCACTCTTATTTCTCCATTTTCAACTTCGATATGTAAATATATGATGAAATCTCACACTTTCCTTTactttcctttaatttttgatTTAAATACATGCTTAATGATAGAGTAGTGACCCGAGGAGATCTCTTGATGCCAAACTCGGCAAAGGAATGGAGATTGGGATTGTTTTAAGCATCTTCATTGTATTGTTAATATGTATTTATGTGTTAATATTGTGATATCCATTGGATTTATTCAAATACCCCCGTATATATGGACCTCTTGATGTTGGGATTCGGACAAAGGAAGTAGAGATTGGAGTGTTTGCAATAAGTTCATTTATTGCATATCCTTACTTAAATTTATGTTAGATGTTGAATGGATCTGGAATGATAATTAGATGATGGGTCAAGTGGTTAGATTATGCTTTATGTGCCTAGTTAAGGTTAGACTAGctagaattataattaatcaGTGTGCTTAGCTCTCGGGTCCATGTGTATAGGGAAATGGCCGAGAACGATTAAGCGTCAATTAGGTCAAAATGGATTGAAAGTTGGTTGGTTTTGGTTTCAGGTCTAGGATGGCCGAGAGATTTGCTTGCTAAATTGGAACCAAATTGACTGGAATTTGTTAGCTAACTCTTGGCCACATTGGAAGTGAGGTCCAAATTGATTAAATTGTCTCATTTGGTATTAGAAAATGAAATGGCCGAATATGTGCGTGTAACTGTGCATGGCCGAGTTGAACTTTTTGTGTCCAAATTTCGTGTTAAATTGATCAGTTGAGGTCCAAATTGGTTAATCACGCACATTCAACACTTAACTCATGGAAATCGGGAATTAATGCCCACTTAGATTATGGTCTTGGGCTTAATTTGAAAACGTCCAAGTGATCCTGAGGGATTAGGACTCTTAGAGTCGGGTGTTGAATTGACTAATCTTCCCACATGGTTATGAGTATGGAAATTAATGATTAAGTGTTCTCCTTGAGTAAAAATTGGTTTATTGAaactaaaattgataaatcACTTATATTTGGCATTTAATTCATGAATTTGGAGTAACAAACACACTCAAGATTAAATTGAATAAGATCTGTGAGATCTTAAGGGTAGGAtcattttcagattttttggggaattaattgaataattatgtaaattcggcccaaataaaattggaaattgAAAAGGACAAGATTTgccaataaaatatatagactTAGGAAAATTGCCTTAGTATTTTCTATGATAGGGGCTCTAGGcccatttttccatttttgagCTTTGAGCCCAATTTCTATGTCCACTGGTCTCAATTGACTTTTCTTAGGCCGAATAAGGCCCATTGCAGGCCCATGGATGGATGAATGGAATggatgtatgtatgtattggACGGATGTATAGCACGTGAGGCGTACATGTATTTGTAATTGTAATCTCCACTtgtatatacgtatatatatgtgcgaaTAAGACCCTAGCCTCCTAGGATGCAACAATAGGACAATACTTTGAATAAGTGTTAGGTAGTTAAATCTTGGATGGTACCAATTGGGGCAATATCCTTGCTTGCAGGTGTTGGTGTTGTAATAGAACCCTCAAATCTTGATTTCTAGTTCAAGATCGAGTCAAAGTAAAAGTCCCTAGGTGATTAGTATCATGACTCGATTAGAGACTTAGGTGACTCACTGGCCAACTTAAATAGTGTAATGGCAATTCCAATCCAGTCCTAAGCTCACGGACTAATCTAACTTCTATAGTCGTTAAGCGCCTAAAAACACCTATACGACACGTCCGAAAGGGCACAAACCAAACGGAAAGTCAAATGAGTAGTCTTGCGGGAACTTTCACTTTACCGTGACCAAAATATTTAGGTTGATATTTGTTTTAAGAggatatgacattacatgtttTGTGTCCTAAAAAATCGTCATCCCTCATTATCTTAACCCCGCCAAGCCTTAATGTCCCAACTAGAGAGGGCAAgagtgaaaatgaaaaagagagACTTAGAACGCaattagaaagttacataaagTTAGGGactaaaatttatcatttttcccttaccgaatttttttttacctttttttccttatagaaaatttgattaatggatgaaaatagaaaataaaccaaaagtacaagagaaaatgaattaaaaaaaggaaaaggacaaaagCAAAAATAAACAAAGTTATTAGATATAAATGaactaaaaaaatagaaaataaatgaaaacgaagaaacatttaaaattaaagttaaaaattatgttttttatttttacaagaATGTATGAAAATTTAGTGGACATCTCAAATTTGGAGGGTTTGAAATTATGGTATTTgtaggtttttttttgggcggGAATGGGTGATGGTAATAGtgtctatatatgtgtatatattatataactcAGACTCCTTTAATGAGAGTTTCTATTCGTGTCATGAGGAGTTGtcacataattatttttgtgcGAGGAGGAATTGTCACATAAGTTACCTATCACATTAAATTTATTCCCTCTTCTATTAAGTCATCTTTgactctcttcttcctcgggCTCTTACCCCATTTAATTCTTTTCAATTCTCGAAAGTTTTATTAATATTCTCCTCTCCTAATTTTTATCAgccattaatttatatattttttattttctattattgAAATAACTATTTTTTAGAAAGAAATGTAAACATATAATgtatttcaccaaaaaaaaaatactaataacTATAATAAAGGGACAAAGATAGTTTCACAAATTATCGAACATGAAACCTATTGATTACCAGACAATGGCGTTCGCGATTACACTTAtcctttttgaaaaataaaacataacctttaataatgtatcatgAAATTGCCTTACGTGGATGTATGTGGTATTTATTAGTATTGAGTGCTTTTGATTTCCAATTTTCCCACTTTTCTAAATCTAACACATGCATCATCCGAGAATATTCCTTTGGGTGTTATTTATACCTTTGGCCCAAATAATCCCAACAAATATGCCCCTCcggggatatatatatatggagttTATTAGTATTGagtgtttttgatttccaattttcccccttttctaaATCTAACCCACGCATAACCGAGAATATTCCTTTGGGTATTAATTATATCTTTGGCCCAAATAGTCccaacaaatattaaaatcaacaaggaaagaaggaaaatttaAAACCTCACTTCCCTCCCCGAAAATGGATTCATCCAAAAGCAGTTCGTTGCTGTTGGTGGCTCTACTCTTGTTGCGGGGGAGGTGCGAATCAAGTATTTTCCAGAAACACAAAACCCATGTCCTGATAAGAAATGACATGCAGGAACAACTCGACATGACGGTCCGCTGCAAATCCAAGGACGACGATCTCGGGGTGCACGTGATCCCTCCCGGAGGGTCTTACGGATTCAATTTTAGACCCAACTTCTTCTGTACAACACTGTTCTGGTGCAACTTCGAGTGGCCGGGCGCATCGCGGGGTTATAAGGTGTACGACTGCCAGCGGGATTATGATCGGTGTTTCGACTGCACTTGGAGCATTAAATCGAGCAGCCCGTGTCTGTATAATGCCAAGACTAGTCAGTATGACCTCTGTGATAACTGGTAGAATGTCGAAGGCTCACCATTCTTATACAATAGTTAAAAACTAGTTTTTGGTCAAAAATAAAGGTTCAATCGAATCCCAATGTTAATTCAGAGATGGCTAGTTCCTCCATAGCTACTACCCCAGGCTTGCGATGAGTTTGTTGTTATATGGTTGGTGTCTTGGCATAGTGGACACTCTTTGAGCGTAATTTGAGATTGGCTAAAACCTCACCgcttacccaaaaaagaaatatcattTTGGTTACTGATAGGCATTGCAAGCTCATATGTTAAAAATTGCTAATCTCACCATAAAATTGcaatacccaaaaaaaaaaggctcaaATAATTCTATTGTGGTGAATTTGGTATAGGTGAAAAACATTAAGTCGCTcgaaaatatgaatatttcAAATCTTACAGTTTATTAGTAATTTttctatacatatacatatcaaATGCAATGGTTGGTTGAAGCACTAATCACATTTTGACGAGGAAATGTGTAAATCCCTGCCTTCTCATTTATCGATCTGTCATCGATATCCTCATATGCTAACCACTTTCCCGAAGATAGGttacaatattttataaagttataaaaaatttaaatattaccATGACCTTACTCATACTCTTACCAATCTCATGCAACAAGAGAAGGTTGATCGTTATTAATCATAAAAGCTTTTTTCCCCCCTAAAAAAGtcaatctttatatatatatatatatgtgtgtgtgtgtgtgtgtgtaaacTTGATAACtattgtacggacccgaatgtggactctcgttggggcccgcatgcgcgcttttggatcgcgcggcttgggagtgtccaccttcccgtggggacgcgtgacgaacacgcgtgagagaaggagtcgccacttatcattttacgacccgaaggtcgaaggtggataagttacccggggtctaggggtctggaacacctagtttgttgttaaggcattggtttgtgcggaaccggaaaatccgagttcgggggttcatgttacgtgcgggcctatatcccgcacgccctttcggtactctggtttgctaggcttgcatttttgttttatttaccgcatgaattagggtgcactcgactcacacgttttgacaccgtaacttcgatgaattaaacgatgtcggtggagaagccgagagaaaagtaaacccgtgtatcggggaattggttcacaatcttgcgttacagttcatcgaaccatggaggttgaatccctgcgcgaaccagaaccgcgagttcttggatttacttgtatctgggcaagcattagaccgattcgattaattcgactctcggaccgttcgctcaccgactagaattcttacagaatgaatgtacaaaataaaatccttacaatgctctcgaaaacaataaatacaaattacaaatggccgaattccagtcgactcgcgttcggttattattcctctctaactcaccgtgagtttagggaaaataccgaagaactgaaattcaatgcacgctctcgctgaatagggcgttggaccccgtgagtgttgattagggcgttggaccctgtgatcgatgattagggcattgaaccctaatattattcggcctagtgatcaggctcgacccgcttggcaaacaggtgcggaaagataacatgCAACATGTTAaaaacagacaaggtgtttgttattgtcgagtgtacgtgttttaacaagtttattgatccggggtattttggcatgcaaatcctaccctagacaaacaagcacgtgccaatgttttagcattcggctttggtttgagaacctgacatgtcgggtgtccgtagtcaagtctcgagTGTGtagattgtttttacagtgattcggtgttgtgacactgaattaccactgaattaacccaactcgtgttttgactctagatttggaacctagagttccacctaaccattttctagcgtttggttaagtcgagtgaaatgattagtcaagtaattgtattttgatacggaatacccaactgacatcttaaacgatgctaagatgacgacaaatcacaaaatgatgttcttgcccttgatttgaaaatttgttttcataaaagggaaacaacacaatatgtatttgaaagtatgagggttttaaaaagggcattaacaccgtttttgtaattcgttgacacgagttacaaattaatgtccaattcgtgtaaagttgtttaaattgaatgaattaaccgtgtgagcgtcccgattaacccgttcgt is a genomic window containing:
- the LOC116204147 gene encoding S-protein homolog 2-like — encoded protein: MDSSKSSSLLLVALLLLRGRCESSIFQKHKTHVLIRNDMQEQLDMTVRCKSKDDDLGVHVIPPGGSYGFNFRPNFFCTTLFWCNFEWPGASRGYKVYDCQRDYDRCFDCTWSIKSSSPCLYNAKTSQYDLCDNW
- the LOC116205048 gene encoding uncharacterized protein LOC116205048 isoform X1 produces the protein MTTPANPTALHAPPFVALRPPPKFQSPRPVACAMRAAMRDGSSNRRQLHRGRHLSIEAIQAVQALKRADGRGCRLSLERELDSKFRRLLKLDMIAVLRELLRQNECALVLKVFEDIRKEEWYKPHVSLYADAIEVFASNGLLEQAQYRPSSLQSQRMLSPTSQNVLVGSCTSHRNQLIAHNLEGRNQWLLESQLGSQEGTSVCDLRTGARSKLHRKMGTPARTKPYGSHHFQTSEQIDMTIHCRSKENDLGVHMIPPGGSYGFSFRPNLFCRTLFWCTFEWSGASRGYSVYDCYRDYDRCFDCTWSIQSSRPCLYNARTNQYDLCDKW